The Flavobacterium sp. N2270 genome contains the following window.
TCTTCTTCTGGTTTCCCAACATCAATGGTTGAAAGTTTTAGTGAAGGCTTTGCTTTTAGTTATGCTTTTTTTTATAACTAAAATTTGGGTAAAAATATTAAAGAAAACCCAAAACAACTCGTTTTGGGTTTCTTTTTTATGATTACTTTTGATAAAAATAGTTTTATGCATTTCAGAACTCAAATTCCCATTTCTAAAAGTAATGCTCCAATAGATTATAATTCTAAAATTATATCATTGGGTTCGTGTTTTGCTGAAAACATGAGTGAGAAGTTTAATTATTTTAAATTTCAGAATATAGTTAATCCTTTCGGGATAATTTTCAATCCGGTTTCAATAGAGAAATTGGTAAACCGAATTGTAAACAAAATAGAATTCACAGAAAAAGATATTTTTTTTCATAATAATTTATGGCATTGTTATGAAGTGCATTCGGAGCTTTCAAACCCTAATAAAGAAGATTTTTTAATTATTTTGAATCAATTGGTTGAATCAATTCATAACCAAATAAAAGATTCAACTCACTTTATCATTACACTTGGAACTTCTTGGATCTATCGAAATATAGAAAACAACGAAATTGTTGCCAATTGTCATAAAGTGCCGCAAAAACAGTTTACTAAAGAATTACTTTCTATTGAAACTACGGAAAAATCTATTCAAAATACAATTGAATTAATTCAAAAAGTAAATTCAAACTGCAATTTCATTTTTACCGTTTCACCTGTTCGTCACATAAAAGACGGTTTTGTAGAAAACACATTAAGTAAAGCACATTTAATTTCTGCAATTCATAACATTATCAATTGTCAATCATCAACTATCAATTATTTTCTTAGTTATGAAATTATGATGGATGAATTGCGCGATTATCGTTTTTATGCTGCGGACATGTTGCATCCTAATCAGGTTGCTGTTGATTATATTTGGGAACGTTTTTCAGAAAGCTCAATTTCAGATGAAAGTCAAAAAATAATGGAAGAAGTCGATTCTATTCAGAAATCACTATTGCATCGACCATTTAATCCTGATTCAGAGAATCATCATAAATTTTTAAAAACTCTTAATCAAAAAATACAAACTCTTCAAAATCAATTGCCTTTTGTGAATTTTTCTTAAAATAAGGCAAATGCCCTATTTCTTATAAAGCCCTTTTTTGTGAATTTTGAATTATATAAAACTTTAAAAACTCACATTATGAAAATCGCAAAATTATTTAAATCGTTATTAGTTTGTACAATCTTATTTGCTACATCTTTTTCAAGTGCTCAACAATTAGTTCAGCCCGAAGAAATCTCTGTTCAATTTTTAAAACAAACTTTTCAAGATGCTTATATTGATATTGAAGAAGTAGGTGATACTTATATCAAAGTTAAAGACACGTATAGTGTTTTTATAGATATTGATCCAAATAAACGATATGTTACTTTTTCAGGTATTTACAGAATTGTAGATGGAGCAAGAAAAGATAAGATTATGGATTTGATGAATAAAATTAACGGAGAAGTTGCACTAGTGAAAACGGTATATTCAGAGAAGTCAAATAACTTTGGATACTATTATTATTTTTTTACTGAGGGAGGATTTACTAAAAAATCACTTATTGGTGCTTTAAAATTATACAAAACAGCTCTTACGTTAAGCTTAGATAAGGATACTGAAGGCTTAATTAAGTAATAACAGTTAAAATGAAAATATTTTTTAGATTAGTAATGTTAGTTGCTTTTCTTGGAATAGCAACAACTTCAAGAGCTCAAGAGCTAGGCGAATTTAAGCCTAAAGATGACACATTTGGATTAGGAAAATTAAAATCAAAGCCTAAGAAAATTTATATTTCTAATTTTTCAATAAATTATCAATTATTTAATGAAAAAGAAAAAACAAAAAAAGGAGGCGCATTATTTAGAGATAAAGGCGTTCGTGGAGATGCAACTGCTGAGTTAATGGTAGGATTAGGAAGTTTAACAGAAAATGACTTCCAAACTATTACAAACACATTGTATCAAGATTTTGTTATTCAATTAAAAGCTAAAGGTTTTGAAATAATATCAGCAGATGTAGCCGGAAAAACAGAAACTTATGATGGTTTTACAAAAGCAAGCGGTCCATTTGTAATTACATCTGATAAGCCAGGAATAATTACAGCTGTTCCAGAAGGATTTGATTTTTACTATTTGGATAGATCGAAAGTAGGAAAAGCTATTGCAGCTAAATTTGCAACTTTAGATAAAACGCCTCAAAATTTATCTAAAGATTTAGATGATGCAGTCGTTGTGTCGGTAGATTTGTATGTGTTTTTTATGAAAGATGTTTATGCTTTCCAAGGAAGTGCTGCAAATATTAAAATAAAAACGCAATTAAGCTTAGTATCAAATGAAACTATTTCTGCAAAAAGTGATGATAATAGTATTGCTTTTAGAAAACAAGTTGAATATGTTACGGGTGCAAATACTATAAATTTTGTTTGCGGAAAATATAAAATTGGAGGAAGTGCAGAATCGGTCTATACAGGTGGATTAAAGAAAGACTTTACAATTGAAAATGTCATCGATGAAAAAGTGATTCAAAGTTATTCAAAAGGAGCAGTAGATTTTGTAGGTACAGATACCTATTTTGGGAAATACTATGAGGCAGAAAATAAATCTTCTTCTAAAACAACAATTATTCCAGTAGATACAAAAAAGTATAATGAAGGTGTTATTAAAGCAGGTAAAGCATTTTTAGATTTTCATTTAAATGAATTTGAGAGCAATTTCAAATAGTTTTGTTTTGATTTACTTGTTTGAAAATAGGGCAATTGCCCTATTTTTTTTGGTTATAAAAAAGGGGAATTTTGAATGTAAATTTAAACAGAATGAAAAAAATATTTTTAATACTATTTTTACTTTTTCAAGGATTTGTTTTTGCACAAATTCCTAAGATTACATATCAAGATTTTGATTTCAAAAAACAAGTTTCAAAAACAGAAACTATACTTTTTAACTTAGAAGATAAAGTGGTTATTGATAATAGAATAGAAGAGCAATTTTTTAACGATGCTGGAAAAATAGCTTATATAAAAACTACTTATTACTCAGATAATTTGGTAACCAAAAAAAACTATATTTATAAAAATAATCTTTTAATTGAAACAGTTTATCTTAATTCTAAACGTAAGGATTTTACTTCAAAAAACAAATATACTTACACATCAGACAATAAATTTTCAACAATTAATATTGATACAAAAGGATACAACAGTTCATATAATATAAGTTATAATAAGCAGAACAATATTGAACAAATTTTTGGGAAGTTTTCTAGTAACTATCAGTATGAAAAATACATGTATGCTAATGAAGATGAGCTTTGGAAAACAGAATCGTCATATTATACAGCCGATACAGTTTCAATAGTTTCTGGCGAATTGTACATAAAAGATAAAATGGTGGCAAATTATAGCTCAACGGAAGATAAAATTATGTTTTACACAACTTCTCAAAATTCAAGTGAAATAATAGAATTGCCTTTAAAGCCAAATCGTTTAGCAAATGAATTTTTAAATTTATGCGATTTAGTTAACGATAAGAGAATGACTCAAGAAGAATTTAGAAACTTAATTTTAAGCATTAAAGACGCTAAAATTATTACTCAAGATTACTATAAATTAAACGAAAACAACGATTGGATTGTTAAATGCAGTTTTGATACTTCAAGTCCAGAGGCAAAACAATTCTATTTTAGAAAAATCACTTACGCAGACGGAACAGAAAGTGGCTCTATAGATTTTAATATAGCTGCAGTAAACGAATTTAATGCATTATTAAAATAAATAAACATGAAACTAAAAATCACAATATTATTCTTAAGTATTTTTGCTTTTACTTTTTCTCAAACAGATAACATTTCTTATAAAGATTTGGGAATACAAAAAAAGCCAGTTAAAATAGAGTCTATGACTTACTCAATGGAAGATAAGTTTGTAACTGACAATGCAAGTGATTTATATACATTTAACGAAAATGGATCTATTCTACTTCATGAATTTAATATATATGGAGATTATGCAAGTTCAACTTCTGAGATTTCTAAATATGAAAATGATAAAATAATTCAGCGAGAAGTAAAGGTTAAAAATCGACCAAATTTTAACTCTGTTATGACTTTTAAATATGAAAACGATAATTTAAAACAAAAAACTTATCAAGCCAAATATTATAAAAACGAGTTCTTGTTTTCTTATGATAAAGACAATAAATTAATAGAAATAAAAGGAGTATATAATTCTAATTATTCTATTGAAAAGTACTATTATAATCAAGAAAAATTGTATAAAACAGTTATTCAGTACTTTAATAACGATACTATTTCTTCTCAAAACATGAAACTTTATATTGACGATAAAGTGGTAGTAGAATATGATGGAAATGATAAATTTTCAAAAGCTTATTTGAAAGAAGAAAAAAGCGAAATGTTATTGCAATTAAATCATGCTAAACCACTTCTAGAAATAAATAAAATTGAATCAAAAATCATCAATGAAAACATGAGTTTTGCTAAGTTTAAAGAATACTTATTAAACAAATCAAATTCCGCATATGTAAAAGTTATAGTTAATGAACATTGTAAAAACAATGAAAACAACGACTGGATTGCAAAAATGGGTATTG
Protein-coding sequences here:
- a CDS encoding GSCFA domain-containing protein; the protein is MHFRTQIPISKSNAPIDYNSKIISLGSCFAENMSEKFNYFKFQNIVNPFGIIFNPVSIEKLVNRIVNKIEFTEKDIFFHNNLWHCYEVHSELSNPNKEDFLIILNQLVESIHNQIKDSTHFIITLGTSWIYRNIENNEIVANCHKVPQKQFTKELLSIETTEKSIQNTIELIQKVNSNCNFIFTVSPVRHIKDGFVENTLSKAHLISAIHNIINCQSSTINYFLSYEIMMDELRDYRFYAADMLHPNQVAVDYIWERFSESSISDESQKIMEEVDSIQKSLLHRPFNPDSENHHKFLKTLNQKIQTLQNQLPFVNFS